One Betta splendens chromosome 16, fBetSpl5.4, whole genome shotgun sequence genomic window carries:
- the akirin1 gene encoding akirin-1 yields the protein MACGATLKRSMEFEALLSPQSPKRRRCNPLPGTPGTPSPQRCNLRPPVENPTHSMSPPATGGEHRLTPEQIFQNLRQEYSRIQRRRQLEGAFNQTEPCSSTDAPSPSSSLNAPSSPPGASRKDQPSFTLKQVSYLCERLLKDHEEKIREEYEQILNTKLAEQYESFVKFTQDQIMRRYGARPASYVS from the exons ATGGCTTGTGGAGCCACGTTAAAGCGGTCGATGGAGTTTGAGGCCCTCCTCAGTCCCCAGTCTCCCAAGCGGAGAAGGTGCAATCCACTACCGGGGACTCCTGGCACTCCGTCCCCCCAAAGATGCAACCTCCGTCCCCCGGTGGAAAACCCGACGCATTCGATGTCCCCTCCGGCCACCGGCGGCGAACACCGGCTCACACCAG AGCAGATCTTCCAGAACCTCCGTCAGGAGTACAGCCGGATCCAGAGGCGGCGGCAGCTGGAAGGGGCCTTCAATCAAACGGAGCCTTGTAGCTCCACTGACGCCCCCAGCCCCAGTTCATCCCTCAACGCTCCCAGCTCTCCACCAG gtgcCTCAAGGAAGGACCAGCCCTCGTTTACACTGAAGCAGGTGAGCTACCTGTGTGAGCGTCTGCTCAAAGACCACGAGGAGAAGATTCGGGAGGAGTACGAACAGATCCTCAACACAAAACTTGCAG AACAATACGAATCTTTCGTGAAATTCACACAAGACCAGATAATGCGAAGATACGGAGCCCGACCTGCGAGTT ATGTCTCCTGA